In one window of Cytophagaceae bacterium ABcell3 DNA:
- a CDS encoding IS5 family transposase, with the protein MQKTPKRRAPRCEYSSPSQLSIIGFETPFHNQLDPNNRWVLLSNKIPWDELVNLYNKRNPPKKTGRPALNPRVLIGVVIIKHILNLDDRETVAQITENMYLQYFLGYSSYIKEPPFDPSLFVDIRKRLGQELINAMNERIHEFYMEKAPKKVDKTTKGKNDPPSFASGQESNKGEAIFDATACPQDIIYPTDLGLLNKAREITQQIIDELHCKNTQGKKPRTYRKIARKTYLKVAQNKNPSRKVIRKGIKAQLQYLRRNFKTIEKQLDSFEVFPLCHRTQRSYWVIQTLYEQQLGMFKNRGHHVADRIVSIHQPHVRPIVRGKSRAKTEFGAKIHLSMVDGFSFLDTVSWEAFNEGSHLVDYVEKYRKRFGFYPAKVLADKIYCTRENRKWLKGKGIKLAAKPLGRPSAKAVENHVSPGERNPVEGKFGQAKNSYGMNRIRARLKNTSQTWIASIILVLNLVKLTRQALYFLSFSAWHKSIFNIIRGLKDVFERMTIKNRPGERSGPVFYIC; encoded by the coding sequence ATGCAGAAGACCCCTAAAAGGCGTGCACCACGCTGCGAATATTCAAGTCCCAGCCAGTTGTCAATTATTGGTTTCGAGACACCGTTTCATAATCAGCTTGACCCCAACAACCGGTGGGTTTTGCTCAGCAACAAAATTCCATGGGATGAACTTGTCAATCTCTACAACAAACGCAATCCTCCAAAAAAGACAGGGAGACCGGCGCTTAACCCTCGTGTGCTGATTGGAGTGGTGATCATCAAGCATATCCTCAACCTGGATGATCGTGAGACAGTTGCCCAGATTACCGAAAACATGTATCTGCAATACTTTCTGGGGTACAGTTCTTATATCAAGGAGCCTCCATTTGATCCATCTTTGTTTGTAGATATCAGAAAACGGTTGGGGCAGGAACTTATCAATGCGATGAATGAAAGGATCCATGAGTTTTACATGGAAAAAGCCCCAAAAAAAGTTGACAAAACTACGAAAGGAAAAAATGACCCTCCTTCCTTTGCCAGTGGGCAAGAGTCTAACAAAGGAGAGGCAATCTTTGACGCAACTGCCTGTCCTCAAGATATCATTTACCCAACCGATTTGGGGCTGCTGAACAAAGCAAGGGAAATCACCCAACAGATCATAGATGAGCTTCATTGTAAAAATACCCAGGGGAAGAAACCAAGGACTTACAGAAAAATAGCTCGTAAAACCTATCTGAAGGTGGCCCAGAACAAGAATCCATCAAGAAAAGTAATTCGCAAAGGGATAAAAGCCCAGCTCCAATACCTTAGAAGAAACTTCAAGACCATTGAAAAGCAGCTGGACAGCTTTGAGGTTTTTCCTTTGTGTCATCGTACACAGCGGTCATACTGGGTCATTCAGACACTTTATGAACAACAGCTTGGCATGTTTAAGAACCGGGGCCACCATGTAGCAGATCGGATTGTTAGTATCCATCAGCCTCATGTGCGACCTATTGTACGGGGAAAGTCACGAGCCAAAACTGAATTTGGAGCCAAGATCCACCTTAGCATGGTGGATGGTTTTTCCTTTCTGGACACTGTGTCCTGGGAGGCTTTTAACGAGGGCAGTCATCTTGTTGATTACGTTGAAAAATATCGGAAACGGTTTGGTTTTTATCCTGCCAAAGTACTGGCAGACAAAATTTACTGCACCCGTGAAAACCGGAAGTGGTTGAAGGGAAAAGGAATAAAACTGGCAGCCAAACCTTTGGGCAGGCCATCCGCAAAGGCAGTGGAAAACCACGTAAGTCCAGGAGAGAGGAATCCGGTTGAAGGAAAGTTTGGACAAGCAAAAAACAGCTATGGGATGAACCGTATCCGTGCCAGACTTAAGAATACCAGCCAAACGTGGATCGCCTCAATAATCCTGGTGCTCAACCTGGTCAAATTGACCAGGCAGGCACTCTATTTTCTGAGTTTTTCAGCATGGCATAAGTCAATTTTTAACATAATTCGGGGTCTGAAAGACGTATTTGAAAGGATGACAATAAAAAACCGGCCTGGCGAGCGCTCAGGGCCGGTTTTTTACATATGTTAA
- a CDS encoding MBL fold metallo-hydrolase produces the protein MDQVKLKVIGCGDAFSSGGRFTTSFFSQWNGKGFLLDCGSTILPAMKRAGVSSNDVDVIFISHLHGDHYGGLPYFLLDASIQSGREKGLTILGPTGIEEKTHELFKLLYPGSSYSFDINFIEYKTYEGYEVEGVGFKPYPVVHSEGTYPHGYRLTFGSKVLAYSGDTGWTDELIPLSEGADLFICECNFVELKMAAHINYKELEEHLNDFNVKRLLLTHMADEMIEYQVSGVEKAHDGLELVI, from the coding sequence ATGGATCAGGTAAAGTTAAAGGTTATTGGGTGTGGAGATGCTTTTTCCAGTGGAGGGAGGTTTACTACAAGCTTTTTTAGCCAGTGGAACGGTAAAGGTTTTTTATTGGATTGCGGATCGACAATTCTGCCAGCTATGAAACGTGCCGGTGTGTCTTCTAATGATGTGGACGTTATATTTATTTCTCATCTGCATGGAGACCATTATGGTGGATTGCCTTATTTTCTGCTGGATGCTTCTATTCAATCAGGACGGGAGAAAGGTTTGACTATACTGGGACCTACTGGTATAGAAGAGAAAACCCATGAATTGTTTAAGCTGCTATACCCAGGGTCTTCTTATTCTTTTGATATCAATTTTATTGAATACAAGACTTATGAAGGATATGAAGTGGAAGGTGTTGGTTTTAAACCTTATCCAGTAGTCCATTCAGAAGGTACTTATCCGCATGGTTATAGGTTGACCTTTGGTAGCAAAGTTTTGGCTTACTCTGGTGATACCGGTTGGACAGATGAGTTAATCCCTCTGTCGGAAGGCGCGGACTTATTTATTTGCGAATGTAACTTTGTAGAACTTAAGATGGCTGCCCATATAAACTATAAAGAACTAGAAGAGCATCTCAATGACTTTAATGTGAAGAGATTGTTGCTTACGCATATGGCAGATGAAATGATCGAATACCAGGTTAGTGGGGTAGAAAAAGCACATGATGGCTTGGAGTTAGTAATTTAG
- a CDS encoding Hsp20/alpha crystallin family protein produces the protein MNLLKNKELLEVFGNQANLLNSINGGVAATYFDMVENENSIILEVNAPTVDPNSFKIMLNYNQLTIFSTLKDDTVSEIELFSVPMFVKAFELPSFIDFDNIEAINEDERLRIILPFKTSRSNLNRIIEVKNI, from the coding sequence ATGAATCTACTAAAAAATAAAGAACTGCTGGAAGTTTTCGGCAATCAGGCTAACTTGCTGAACTCTATCAACGGAGGGGTTGCTGCAACTTACTTTGATATGGTCGAAAATGAAAATAGCATTATATTAGAAGTAAATGCTCCTACAGTTGATCCTAACTCTTTCAAAATTATGTTGAACTATAATCAGTTGACTATATTTTCAACACTAAAAGATGATACTGTAAGTGAGATAGAGTTGTTCAGTGTACCCATGTTTGTGAAAGCATTTGAGTTGCCTTCGTTTATTGACTTTGATAATATTGAAGCGATAAATGAGGATGAGCGTTTAAGAATTATTCTTCCGTTCAAAACTAGTAGAAGTAATCTTAACAGAATAATTGAGGTAAAAAATATATAA
- a CDS encoding type 1 glutamine amidotransferase domain-containing protein, with the protein MEKKLLNKNVAVLVLDGFEEIELTDPVQVLVEAGAKVFIISEGFKVKAWNKGFWSKEYAVDIQLDDANPETFNALLLPGGVMNPDKLRMNQKAVDFVKYFVQNKMPIGAICHGPWTLIETGLMKGRKLTSYPSIKTDLINAGANWTDAEVVVDQGLVTSRKPADLKAFNNKILEEFAEGPHIRDVERGPIRREKDIPTYAGNNSLNENIDDRNWGVDKPSDYE; encoded by the coding sequence ATGGAAAAAAAACTGTTGAATAAAAATGTTGCCGTCCTTGTCTTGGATGGTTTTGAAGAAATAGAATTAACAGACCCGGTACAAGTATTAGTAGAAGCCGGAGCCAAAGTTTTTATCATTTCAGAAGGTTTTAAAGTAAAAGCTTGGAACAAGGGATTTTGGAGCAAAGAGTATGCAGTGGACATCCAGCTTGATGACGCTAATCCAGAAACCTTTAACGCATTGCTACTTCCAGGCGGGGTAATGAACCCAGACAAGCTTAGAATGAATCAAAAAGCTGTCGATTTTGTAAAGTATTTTGTTCAAAACAAAATGCCTATTGGCGCAATCTGCCATGGTCCTTGGACACTTATAGAAACAGGACTGATGAAAGGCCGTAAGTTAACGTCCTACCCATCTATTAAAACAGACTTAATTAATGCTGGGGCAAACTGGACAGATGCTGAAGTGGTCGTAGACCAAGGTTTAGTGACCAGTCGTAAGCCGGCGGACCTGAAAGCTTTCAACAATAAAATTCTTGAAGAGTTTGCAGAAGGGCCTCATATCAGAGATGTTGAACGTGGCCCTATTCGGCGGGAAAAAGATATCCCTACCTATGCAGGCAACAATAGTTTGAACGAAAACATAGACGACCGCAACTGGGGAGTAGACAAACCAAGTGATTATGAGTAA
- the recQ gene encoding DNA helicase RecQ has product MHTKESVLKDIFGYNSFRPLQEDIINHVLSGNDALVLMPTGGGKSLCFQIPALVMDGICVVISPLISLMKDQTEQLNNCGVKSAFINSSMSYQEVRDAKEACISGTLKLLYVSPEKIFSDGFIDFLKKLKINLFAIDEAHCVSFWGHDFRPEYTKLKELKEAFPSVPLIALTATADKLTRKDILDQLGLPEAKVFITSFDRPNISLSVSPGNRRLEKILNFLNGHKNESGIIYCLSRKATEKVAENLRNHGLNAEAYHAGLNSQIRSDIQERFIKDDIEIVCATIAFGMGINKPNVRWVIHYNLPKNVENFYQEIGRAGRDGLPSDTLLFYSHGDMITHMTMLAEASDERKKLQEAKLKRMMQYAETPVCRRRILLSYFNEETTTDCGNCDVCRNPRKLVDATIPAMKALSAIARTGEKVGIGLLTDILRGSHNRNIISKGYDKIKTFGAGKDLKTEEWHDYLQQMLNAGIVDIAYDENHVLKLNNTSWKVLKENLPVKLVKLSDQGFAKTTKHEPVKSANALLYDELFERLRKLRKELADNQNVPAYIVFSDVTLKEMAEQKPSTPDDLLEITGVGKQKFNLYGDYFLHEIQTFIKEHSEKGKKIKGSTYVETFNLYKEGLSMEEIAKERNLNIITIASHLVYLYEKGHAINLKKYITQEEIEKIKKAVEATTGNYKEAKPIFEYFNGEINYDKIRIALALLKKESLVKE; this is encoded by the coding sequence GTGCACACGAAAGAGTCTGTTTTAAAAGATATTTTTGGATATAATTCTTTTCGCCCCTTACAGGAGGATATTATCAACCATGTTTTGTCAGGAAATGACGCGCTGGTTCTTATGCCTACCGGCGGTGGAAAGTCTCTATGTTTCCAGATACCTGCGCTTGTTATGGACGGCATATGTGTAGTTATCTCCCCACTGATATCTTTGATGAAGGACCAGACAGAGCAGTTGAACAACTGCGGTGTAAAGTCTGCCTTTATAAACAGCAGCATGTCCTATCAAGAGGTAAGAGACGCCAAAGAAGCCTGCATCTCAGGAACGCTTAAACTTCTTTATGTTTCTCCAGAAAAAATATTCAGCGATGGCTTTATTGATTTTCTAAAAAAGCTAAAAATAAACCTTTTTGCTATAGATGAGGCCCACTGCGTATCGTTTTGGGGGCATGACTTTCGACCAGAATATACTAAACTAAAAGAGCTTAAAGAAGCATTTCCTTCAGTACCACTCATAGCTTTAACAGCCACCGCAGACAAGCTGACCCGAAAAGATATACTTGACCAATTGGGGCTTCCAGAGGCTAAGGTTTTTATCACTTCTTTTGACCGCCCTAATATTTCGTTGAGTGTTTCTCCGGGCAACCGCAGGCTTGAGAAAATTCTCAATTTTCTTAACGGTCACAAAAATGAATCTGGCATTATCTACTGCCTCAGTAGAAAAGCAACGGAAAAAGTGGCCGAAAACCTGCGCAATCATGGCCTGAACGCCGAAGCCTACCATGCCGGTTTAAACTCTCAAATCCGTAGCGATATCCAAGAGCGGTTTATTAAAGACGATATAGAAATCGTATGTGCAACCATCGCCTTTGGCATGGGCATCAACAAGCCGAATGTACGTTGGGTAATCCATTATAACCTACCTAAAAATGTAGAAAACTTTTATCAAGAAATTGGCCGTGCCGGCAGAGATGGCTTACCTTCTGACACCTTGCTCTTCTATAGTCATGGAGATATGATTACCCATATGACTATGTTGGCAGAAGCAAGTGACGAAAGAAAAAAACTTCAGGAGGCGAAACTGAAGCGGATGATGCAATATGCAGAAACGCCAGTTTGTCGCAGAAGGATTCTCTTAAGCTACTTTAATGAAGAAACCACGACCGATTGCGGCAACTGTGATGTTTGCAGAAACCCTAGAAAATTGGTCGATGCTACTATTCCAGCCATGAAAGCTTTAAGTGCAATTGCCAGAACTGGAGAAAAAGTAGGTATTGGTCTGCTAACAGACATCCTAAGGGGAAGCCATAACCGTAACATCATTTCTAAAGGCTATGACAAGATTAAGACTTTTGGTGCCGGGAAAGACCTGAAAACTGAAGAGTGGCATGATTACCTTCAGCAAATGCTCAATGCTGGTATTGTAGACATCGCCTATGATGAGAACCATGTACTTAAACTCAACAACACCAGTTGGAAGGTGCTAAAAGAAAACTTACCAGTAAAGCTCGTAAAACTTTCAGACCAAGGGTTTGCCAAAACCACCAAGCATGAGCCTGTAAAATCTGCCAATGCTTTACTTTATGACGAACTCTTTGAAAGGCTAAGAAAATTACGAAAAGAGCTTGCAGACAATCAAAACGTTCCTGCTTATATCGTATTCAGTGATGTCACCTTAAAAGAAATGGCTGAGCAAAAACCCTCCACACCAGACGACTTGTTGGAAATAACAGGAGTGGGAAAACAAAAATTCAACTTATACGGCGATTATTTTCTACATGAAATTCAGACTTTTATCAAAGAGCATTCTGAAAAAGGCAAAAAAATAAAAGGTTCTACGTACGTGGAAACTTTTAATCTTTACAAAGAAGGTTTGTCTATGGAAGAAATAGCAAAAGAAAGAAACCTTAATATTATAACCATTGCCTCACATTTGGTATATCTATATGAAAAAGGTCATGCCATTAACCTAAAAAAATACATTACCCAAGAAGAGATTGAGAAAATCAAAAAGGCTGTTGAAGCCACAACAGGTAATTACAAAGAAGCCAAACCGATATTTGAATACTTCAATGGCGAAATAAATTATGACAAAATCAGAATTGCCCTTGCCCTTTTGAAGAAGGAAAGCTTGGTAAAAGAATAA
- a CDS encoding glycosyltransferase family 2 protein produces MAEKLDISVIIPLLDEEESLPELAAWIGNVMDEHGFSYEIIFVDDGSRDNSWSIIKELNRRNPDVKGIKFNRNYGKSAALHMGFRICKGDVIITMDADLQDSPDEIPELFKMIKEDNYDLVSGWKKKRYDPISKTIPTKVFNYVTSKIAGIKLHDFNCGLKAYNRKVVKSIDLYGEMHRYIPVIAKWHGFNRIGEKVVQHQARKYGETKFGMERFIYGFLDLLSITFVSKFKKRPMHFFGTLGFISFLFGLITSVYLLVEKLVNVSRGTLGRDVVNNTWFYLALVAIIIGVQLFLAGYIGEMITINNPRKDDYLVSDKAGLKEIFRESLGV; encoded by the coding sequence ATGGCTGAGAAGCTGGATATTTCAGTAATTATACCTTTACTTGATGAAGAAGAATCACTCCCTGAATTAGCTGCCTGGATAGGCAATGTCATGGATGAACATGGCTTCAGCTATGAAATTATTTTTGTAGATGATGGGAGTAGGGACAATTCATGGTCAATTATTAAAGAGCTTAATAGAAGAAACCCTGACGTAAAAGGCATAAAGTTCAATAGGAACTACGGGAAATCTGCTGCATTGCATATGGGTTTTAGGATTTGCAAAGGCGATGTTATTATAACAATGGATGCAGACCTACAGGATTCTCCAGATGAAATTCCAGAGCTTTTTAAGATGATTAAGGAGGATAACTATGATCTGGTTTCTGGCTGGAAGAAAAAAAGGTATGATCCAATCTCTAAAACTATTCCTACTAAGGTTTTCAATTACGTTACCAGTAAAATAGCAGGAATTAAACTTCATGATTTTAACTGTGGTTTAAAGGCCTATAACCGGAAAGTGGTAAAAAGTATTGACCTGTATGGCGAAATGCACCGTTACATACCTGTTATAGCCAAATGGCATGGATTTAACCGTATAGGAGAAAAGGTAGTGCAGCACCAGGCCAGGAAGTATGGAGAAACCAAGTTTGGAATGGAAAGGTTTATTTATGGTTTTCTTGATTTGTTGTCCATAACCTTCGTGTCTAAGTTTAAGAAGCGCCCTATGCACTTTTTTGGCACCTTAGGTTTTATTTCTTTTTTGTTCGGTCTTATTACCAGCGTTTACCTGCTTGTAGAGAAACTGGTCAATGTATCTAGAGGTACATTGGGTAGGGATGTTGTGAACAATACCTGGTTCTATTTGGCTTTGGTAGCCATTATTATTGGGGTTCAACTGTTTCTGGCAGGATATATCGGTGAAATGATTACCATAAACAATCCAAGAAAAGATGATTACTTGGTATCAGACAAAGCCGGATTAAAAGAAATTTTCAGGGAAAGCTTAGGGGTCTAG
- a CDS encoding dihydroorotase, protein MKILIRSAEIIAPGNSLNKTIKNILIEDGIIKQITDEGNIEADKVVEGNNLKVSAGWFDMRVFTGDPGNEHKEDLTTVTNAAASGGFTGIAAMPDTNPPIHTKDVLAYVKTKAEKALVDVYPVAAVTLNLKGEELSEMIDLHHEGAVAFSDGTKPVWHSDVLLKTLQYLQKFNGLLINHAEDKLLSHSGQMNEGKVSTRLGLKGLPKLAEELMVERDLRILEYAGGKIHFAHVSSPVSLELIKAAKKKGLQVTCDIAAYQLALSDAELSSFDTNLKVNPPLRTASDIKAFWKAIDNNTIDVIVSDHSPQDIESKFLEFDLAEFGMIGLETAFAVVNTWNKTLSVEDIIDKIALAPRKILGLPIPDIAEGAPANLTVFNADAEWEFGKKHIKSKSANSPFVGKKLKGHAVAVFNKGRYFVNENFL, encoded by the coding sequence ATGAAGATTCTTATTAGATCTGCTGAAATCATTGCCCCGGGCAACAGTTTAAACAAGACTATTAAAAACATTCTTATAGAGGATGGTATCATAAAGCAAATTACAGATGAGGGTAACATAGAAGCAGATAAAGTAGTAGAAGGAAACAACCTTAAAGTTTCCGCTGGATGGTTTGATATGCGTGTTTTTACCGGCGATCCTGGTAACGAACATAAAGAAGACCTTACTACAGTGACAAATGCAGCTGCTTCTGGTGGTTTTACTGGTATTGCTGCCATGCCTGACACCAACCCACCTATTCACACCAAAGATGTGCTGGCTTATGTGAAGACGAAAGCTGAAAAAGCGCTTGTTGATGTATACCCAGTGGCTGCGGTAACCTTAAACCTGAAGGGAGAGGAGTTGTCTGAAATGATTGACCTTCACCACGAAGGGGCAGTTGCTTTCTCCGACGGTACTAAGCCTGTGTGGCATTCTGATGTGTTGCTGAAAACATTACAGTACCTTCAAAAGTTTAATGGATTACTGATCAATCATGCCGAAGACAAATTGTTGTCTCATTCGGGGCAAATGAACGAGGGTAAAGTAAGTACCCGTCTTGGCTTGAAAGGGCTACCCAAACTTGCAGAAGAGTTGATGGTGGAAAGGGATTTAAGAATTTTGGAATATGCAGGTGGTAAAATTCACTTTGCGCATGTTTCCAGCCCTGTGTCTCTGGAGCTAATCAAGGCCGCCAAGAAGAAAGGGCTTCAGGTTACTTGTGACATTGCAGCCTATCAATTGGCTTTGTCAGATGCAGAACTTAGTTCTTTTGACACTAACCTTAAGGTTAACCCTCCACTTAGGACTGCTTCAGATATTAAGGCTTTTTGGAAAGCAATAGATAATAATACTATTGATGTTATTGTTTCTGACCATAGCCCACAGGATATTGAAAGCAAGTTTTTGGAGTTTGACTTGGCAGAGTTTGGAATGATCGGGTTAGAAACTGCTTTTGCTGTTGTTAATACTTGGAACAAAACTTTAAGTGTAGAAGATATTATTGACAAAATAGCCTTGGCACCAAGAAAAATTTTAGGTTTGCCTATTCCTGACATTGCAGAAGGGGCTCCTGCTAACCTAACTGTTTTCAATGCAGATGCTGAGTGGGAGTTTGGTAAGAAACATATTAAGTCTAAATCGGCAAACTCTCCCTTTGTGGGAAAGAAATTGAAAGGACATGCAGTAGCTGTTTTTAATAAAGGCAGATACTTTGTAAATGAGAATTTTTTGTAA
- a CDS encoding BatA domain-containing protein, whose amino-acid sequence MNFIYPQVLWGLAAVSIPVIIHLFNFQKPRKVLFSNVAFLRHVKDVNSSKLKLKHWLILFARIFFIVFIVLAFAQPYFPAEEEGLTDSMEDVSVYLDNSFSMENELNEEKALDIAVKSVQQLSQNLGAEVKYKVITNDFEGRDQFHRNKNKLAERLSEVTFSPVYRDFESVSKRLDPQPGSSVFLFSDFQKSTAGALENFVADTAVNYFMVPIQNKDVSNIFVDSLWISTPFIKTGENNEITLKLFNDGKGDAKSVLVKLMLDDLQVSSTEVDIPAASSVTTTFTFNISENQPVKGRIVFEDHPVSFDNEYHFVLNPTRGIRVMHVYEESQKYVPAVFSNPKLFDFVSEQVGQINYSAIEGMDVVVLDGLKDLPNSLISTLQEFVAKGGSLTIFPSAGVNKDSYSNLFAQLKLPAVSYTKADTAADNSMYELTPPDYKDPFFRNVFEKDDEKITMPYAKPVVTWTGRGNTLLRTRNNKSYLGQFESSEGSVYLFGAPLHQAYTNMARHAVFVPVMYKIAMNSLNKSERLAYSFQEPTFVLDVGQQAKNQVFKLRNEVAELIPAQRLSGSNLFLELPRDEMDAGIYTLESSSGEKAGYVALNYGKKESLMDFYSAEELSKLFSNSENVKIYDINSSEEFLETFKKASVGTPLWKYFIILCLIFLLTEILLIRFL is encoded by the coding sequence ATGAATTTTATATATCCACAGGTTTTATGGGGTTTGGCAGCTGTAAGTATACCTGTCATCATACATTTGTTTAATTTCCAAAAGCCGAGAAAAGTACTTTTTAGCAACGTAGCTTTTCTACGGCATGTTAAAGATGTTAACAGTTCAAAGCTTAAATTAAAACACTGGCTCATTCTTTTCGCCAGGATATTTTTCATTGTTTTTATCGTGTTGGCTTTTGCTCAGCCTTATTTTCCTGCCGAAGAAGAAGGTTTAACAGATTCTATGGAAGATGTCTCTGTATACCTCGACAACAGCTTTAGTATGGAAAACGAGCTTAATGAAGAAAAAGCCTTGGATATTGCAGTTAAGTCTGTGCAACAATTGAGCCAAAACCTTGGGGCAGAAGTGAAGTATAAAGTGATTACCAATGACTTTGAGGGGAGAGACCAGTTTCATAGAAATAAGAATAAGCTTGCTGAAAGGTTGTCAGAAGTTACTTTTTCTCCTGTTTACCGAGATTTTGAAAGTGTAAGTAAAAGGCTGGATCCCCAGCCGGGAAGTTCTGTTTTTCTGTTTTCAGATTTTCAAAAAAGTACGGCAGGGGCTTTGGAAAATTTTGTGGCAGATACCGCTGTTAATTACTTCATGGTACCAATCCAGAACAAAGATGTTTCAAATATATTTGTAGACTCATTATGGATATCTACCCCTTTTATTAAAACAGGGGAAAATAATGAGATTACTTTAAAGCTATTCAATGATGGGAAAGGAGATGCCAAAAGTGTATTGGTTAAGCTGATGTTAGATGACTTGCAGGTGAGTTCTACCGAGGTTGACATTCCTGCGGCTTCTTCTGTTACCACCACCTTTACTTTTAATATTTCCGAAAACCAGCCTGTAAAGGGCAGGATTGTTTTCGAAGATCACCCTGTTTCTTTTGATAATGAATACCATTTTGTCTTGAACCCGACCCGGGGTATAAGGGTCATGCATGTTTATGAGGAGTCTCAGAAATATGTTCCCGCAGTATTTAGTAACCCTAAGCTTTTTGATTTTGTATCAGAGCAAGTGGGGCAAATTAATTATTCTGCCATTGAAGGTATGGATGTGGTTGTTCTAGACGGGTTGAAGGATTTGCCTAATTCTTTAATTTCTACGCTTCAGGAGTTTGTAGCAAAGGGTGGAAGTTTGACAATATTCCCCTCAGCCGGAGTCAATAAGGACAGTTATTCAAACCTGTTCGCACAGCTAAAACTTCCTGCTGTCTCTTATACAAAAGCTGATACTGCTGCTGATAACAGCATGTATGAACTGACTCCCCCTGATTACAAAGATCCTTTCTTTCGGAATGTTTTTGAAAAGGATGATGAGAAGATCACCATGCCCTATGCGAAACCGGTGGTTACATGGACTGGCCGGGGCAATACTTTGCTACGCACGCGCAACAATAAGTCCTATTTAGGGCAGTTCGAATCTTCGGAAGGTAGTGTTTACTTATTTGGAGCTCCTCTGCACCAAGCTTATACCAATATGGCACGTCATGCAGTTTTTGTTCCGGTAATGTATAAAATTGCAATGAACAGCCTGAATAAGTCTGAGCGTTTGGCTTACAGCTTTCAAGAACCAACATTTGTTTTGGACGTAGGTCAACAAGCTAAAAATCAAGTTTTTAAATTGAGGAATGAAGTTGCTGAGCTTATTCCTGCACAGCGGTTAAGCGGAAGTAACCTGTTTTTGGAGTTGCCTAGAGATGAAATGGACGCTGGTATATATACTTTAGAATCTTCCTCAGGTGAAAAAGCTGGGTATGTAGCATTAAATTACGGAAAGAAAGAATCTCTTATGGATTTTTATTCTGCCGAAGAACTTTCTAAGCTGTTTAGTAACAGTGAGAATGTGAAAATTTATGACATAAACAGTAGTGAAGAATTTTTAGAAACGTTTAAAAAAGCGTCTGTGGGTACTCCGCTATGGAAATATTTTATAATTTTATGCCTGATTTTCCTGCTTACGGAAATACTTCTTATTCGATTTTTATAA